A genome region from Manihot esculenta cultivar AM560-2 chromosome 5, M.esculenta_v8, whole genome shotgun sequence includes the following:
- the LOC110615015 gene encoding alcohol acyltransferase 9, protein MFNSPELPDCFYHEQPVLISPSIPTRNHSLYLSNLDDQNFLRFSIKYLYLFKKSVSSDILKCSLSKVLVHYYPLAGRLRTSKEDDQKLEVDCNGEGAVFAEAFMDITAEQFLEHSRKPNRSWRKLLYRVEAQSFLDIPPLVVQVTNLRCGGMILCTGINHCLCDGIGTSQFLQAWAHITAKPNLDLPILLLPFHTRYVLKPRNPPQVTFTHPSYFKNAPDKDSETLALNHYLQSQRLVPASLTFTTSHILHLKRQCIPSLKCTTFETLASHTWRSWVRSLDLPSALNVKLLFSVNVRKKLIPEMPQGYYGNGFVLGCAQTCVKDLVSSNLHHGIKLVQHAKSSLSDDYVRSMIDLLEDKTVKTDVSVSFVVSQWSRLGLEDLDFGEGKPLHMGPLTSDIYCLFLPVIGDTEAVTVLVSLPESVVGKFEYYMKEDSWDKEANGDGFHVEKNGLM, encoded by the exons ATGTTCAACTCTCCAGAACTCCCAGATTGCTTCTATCATGAACAACCAGTTCTAATCTCTCCTTCCATCCCTACCCGAAACCATTCTCTTTACCTCTCAAATCTTGATGATCAAAACTTCCTTAGATTCTCCATTAAATATCTCTACCTTTTCAAAAAATCTGTTAGCTCAGATATCTTAAAATGTTCACTCTCTAAAGTTCTTGTTCACTACTACCCATTAGCTGGGAGGTTGAGAACCAGCAAAGAAGATGATCAGAAGCTTGAAGTCGATTGCAATGGAGAAGGTGCGGTCTTTGCTGAAGCTTTTATGGATATCACAGCTGAACAGTTTCTTGAACATTCCCGGAAACCAAACAGGTCTTGGAGAAAACTTTTGTATAGAGTGGAAGCTCAGAGCTTCTTGGATATCCCTCCTCTTGTAGTTCAG GTAACGAATCTACGATGCGGAGGAATGATTCTGTGCACCGGAATTAATCACTGTCTATGTGACGGCATAGGAACTTCCCAGTTCTTACAAGCATGGGCCCACATCACCGCAAAACCGAATCTTGATCTCCCAATTTTACTGCTGCCGTTTCACACCCGATACGTGTTAAAACCCCGAAATCCTCCACAAGTAACCTTTACTCATCCCAGTTATTTCAAAAATGCCCCTGACAAGGACAGTGAGACCTTGGCTCTTAACCATTATTTACAGTCTCAGCGACTGGTGCCCGCCTCCTTAACCTTCACCACTTCTCATATCCTCCACCTGAAGCGGCAGTGCATCCCTTCACTCAAATGCACCACCTTCGAAACACTGGCTTCGCACACGTGGCGCTCTTGGGTTAGATCACTGGACTTGCCATCTGCTCTCAACGTTAAGCTTCTTTTCTCAGTTAATGTTAGAAAAAAGTTAATCCCAGAAATGCCACAAGGGTATTATGGGAATGGATTCGTATTAGGGTGTGCTCAAACTTGTGTTAAGGATTTGGTCTCTAGCAATCTGCACCATGGGATTAAATTGGTTCAACATGCTAAATCGAGTTTAAGTGATGATTACGTGAGGTCCATGATTGATTTGCTGGAGGATAAAACGGTAAAAACAGATGTTTCTGTAAGTTTTGTTGTCTCACAGTGGTCGAGGTTAGGATTAGAAGATTTAGATTTCGGAGAAGGCAAGCCATTGCATATGGGTCCTTTGACAAGTGACATTTACTGCTTGTTTTTACCAGTGATCGGCGATACAGAAGCGGTCACCGTGCTTGTGTCGCTGCCAGAGAGTGTGGTCGGAAAGTTTGAGTATTATATGAAGGAGGATTCTTGGGATAAAGAAGCCAATGGTGATGGGTTTCATGTAGAAAAGAATGGATTGATGTGA
- the LOC110615769 gene encoding cyclin-T1-3 isoform X1, which produces MAAQMPGIPSQQGIATSKCLSEKHPPFHMHSWYFSRHEIEDCSPSRKDGIDFEKESQLRKLYCLFIQDLGRKLKVPQVTIACALMLCHRFYMCQSHAKNDWQTIATASMFLACKIEETPRLLRDVVVVAYEMIYKWDPSAPQRIRRIEFCDNQKELITIGERLLLATIAFDLDIQLPYKPLVDALKKLKIFPDLAKVAWNFVNDWISTTLCLQYKPHYIAAGSMFLAAKFQKVKLPTEKGKVWWLEFDISPKQLEEVIQEMVRLLEQDKKRALPSSHERVSSGPSVGKTDTCSPRSTITSVSIASSRSTGGSVTESQVLGERNFVMQQALSCQTSDSCGASSIVNDDGESQPRTGKFDLGSSSKPVPIHDSYSKIEGNRIREALRRRKRCEGAANQMCNKIINAELDTEAWIERELENGIELESASSEKKQRKL; this is translated from the exons ATGGCAGCACAGATGCCGGGCATCCCATCTCAACAGGGTATTGCAACCAGCAAGTGCTTATCGGAAAAGCATCCTCCGTTCCACATGCATAGCTGGTACTTCAGTAGGCATGAAATTGAAGATTGTTCCCCTTCTAGAAAGGATGGAATCGACTTTGAGAAAGAGTCTCAATTACGGAAGTTATACTGCTTATTTATTCAAGACCTTGGCAGGAAGCTTAAAGT ACCTCAGGTGACGAtagcatgtgcattgatgttaTGCCACCGGTTTTACATGTGCCAGTCTCATGCAAAGAATGATTGGCAG ACAATAGCAACCGCAAGCATGTTTCTCGCTTGCAAAATAGAAGAAACCCCACGCTTGTTGAGGGATGTTGTGGTTGTGGCTTATGAGATGATATACAAATGGGATCCTTCTGCTCCACAAAGAATCCGAAGAATT GAATTTTGTGATAATCAGAAGGAATTGATCACAATTGGCGAGAGATTATTACTGGCAACAATTGCATTTGATCTTGATATCCAACTCCCGTACAAGCCTCTTGTTGATGCTTTAAAGAAACTGAAGATATTCCCAGATCTTGCTAAAGTAGCATGGAATTTTGTGAATGACTG GATTTCTACAACATTGTGTTTGCAGTACAAGCCCCATTATATTGCAGCTGGTTCCATGTTTCTTGCTGCTAAATTTCAAAAAGTGAAACTGCctacagaaaagggaaaggtTTGGTGGCTGGAATTTGATATTTCACCTAAACAATTAGAGG AGGTCATCCAAGAGATGGTCAGGTTGTTGGAGCAAGACAAGAAACGAGCATTGCCTTCATCACATGAGAGGGTATCAAGTGGCCCTTCAGTTGGAAAGACGGATACCTGTAGCCCACGGTCAACAATTACAAGTGTATCAATTGCTAGTTCACGTTCTACTGGAGGATCTGTGACAGAATCTCAGGTCTTGGGTGAGAGAAACTTCGTTATGCAACAAGCCTTATCATGTCAAACAAGCGATAGTTGTGGTGCAAGCAGTATTGTTAATGATGATGGCGAGAGTCAACCAAGAACAGGTAAATTTGATTTGGGTTCAAGCTCTAAGCCTGTCCCAATTCATGATTCTTATAGTAAGATTGAGGGTAATCGGATTAGAGAGGCattgaggaggaggaagagatgTGAAGGAGCTGCAAATCAGATgtgtaataaaataatcaatgcTGAATTAGATACTGAAGCCTGGATAGAGAGGGAACTGGAGAATGGAATAGAACTTGAATCAGCCTCTTcagaaaagaaacaaagaaagttATGA
- the LOC110615769 gene encoding cyclin-T1-3 isoform X2, which produces MLCHRFYMCQSHAKNDWQTIATASMFLACKIEETPRLLRDVVVVAYEMIYKWDPSAPQRIRRIEFCDNQKELITIGERLLLATIAFDLDIQLPYKPLVDALKKLKIFPDLAKVAWNFVNDWISTTLCLQYKPHYIAAGSMFLAAKFQKVKLPTEKGKVWWLEFDISPKQLEEVIQEMVRLLEQDKKRALPSSHERVSSGPSVGKTDTCSPRSTITSVSIASSRSTGGSVTESQVLGERNFVMQQALSCQTSDSCGASSIVNDDGESQPRTGKFDLGSSSKPVPIHDSYSKIEGNRIREALRRRKRCEGAANQMCNKIINAELDTEAWIERELENGIELESASSEKKQRKL; this is translated from the exons atgttaTGCCACCGGTTTTACATGTGCCAGTCTCATGCAAAGAATGATTGGCAG ACAATAGCAACCGCAAGCATGTTTCTCGCTTGCAAAATAGAAGAAACCCCACGCTTGTTGAGGGATGTTGTGGTTGTGGCTTATGAGATGATATACAAATGGGATCCTTCTGCTCCACAAAGAATCCGAAGAATT GAATTTTGTGATAATCAGAAGGAATTGATCACAATTGGCGAGAGATTATTACTGGCAACAATTGCATTTGATCTTGATATCCAACTCCCGTACAAGCCTCTTGTTGATGCTTTAAAGAAACTGAAGATATTCCCAGATCTTGCTAAAGTAGCATGGAATTTTGTGAATGACTG GATTTCTACAACATTGTGTTTGCAGTACAAGCCCCATTATATTGCAGCTGGTTCCATGTTTCTTGCTGCTAAATTTCAAAAAGTGAAACTGCctacagaaaagggaaaggtTTGGTGGCTGGAATTTGATATTTCACCTAAACAATTAGAGG AGGTCATCCAAGAGATGGTCAGGTTGTTGGAGCAAGACAAGAAACGAGCATTGCCTTCATCACATGAGAGGGTATCAAGTGGCCCTTCAGTTGGAAAGACGGATACCTGTAGCCCACGGTCAACAATTACAAGTGTATCAATTGCTAGTTCACGTTCTACTGGAGGATCTGTGACAGAATCTCAGGTCTTGGGTGAGAGAAACTTCGTTATGCAACAAGCCTTATCATGTCAAACAAGCGATAGTTGTGGTGCAAGCAGTATTGTTAATGATGATGGCGAGAGTCAACCAAGAACAGGTAAATTTGATTTGGGTTCAAGCTCTAAGCCTGTCCCAATTCATGATTCTTATAGTAAGATTGAGGGTAATCGGATTAGAGAGGCattgaggaggaggaagagatgTGAAGGAGCTGCAAATCAGATgtgtaataaaataatcaatgcTGAATTAGATACTGAAGCCTGGATAGAGAGGGAACTGGAGAATGGAATAGAACTTGAATCAGCCTCTTcagaaaagaaacaaagaaagttATGA